The Saprospiraceae bacterium genome contains the following window.
ATGTTTTTTAAAATATTCTTGTTCAAAAGGAAGAATTACATAAAGATTTCTCAAATTTCTTTTTAATTTCTTAACTCTGCTTTCTTTCCATGCCCATACTTGTGGGGCAATGTAATAATAGACTGGAATGTTATGATCAAAAGCCCATGAAGCCATTCTTAAATTAAAACCTGGATAATCTATTAAAAGCAGGCAATCAGGTTTCCAATCAAGTATAATTTTTTTAGTAGTCCTAAAAAACCCAAGTATTTTAACTATGTTTTTGAGTACTTCTGAAAATCCCATGAAGTTGGTTTTTTCATATCGTATATCAATGTGTGCACCCGCATCAACCAATCGATCTCCTCCCCAACCTCTAACTGAAATATCAGGATTTAATTCTTTAAATCTTTTGACCAATTCAGCTCCATGCAAATCACCGGATGCTTCGCCTGCTATAATATAAATTTTAAAATTTCGGATCATTGCAACAAATCAAAACCATAGAAGTACATCCATAATATTACATAAATGAGAGTGGGGAAGACAATGCCCCGCATGGCCTCAAGAAACAGGTTGCGATTAAATAGTTGAAGTGGAATCACATTGCAAATAATGGCGATCAATGCAATGGTACGTTCTCTAAAATTAGAACTCATTCCTAGAGGATTAAAAATTCCCCAATGATCCAATTGATCATAAATTACTAATAAAATTCCATAAGATGCAAAAGGAACACACAGTCCGATGATAATTCCAAAGATTACCTTATCGTATTTTCTATTAATTGTCATAGTTTTTAAATAATTCGATCTCAAATTTATTAATCTATGTTAATTAGATGTTCTCAAACGATTTATTAGCTTCAATTGCTTTATAAACAGTCAAATCATGTCCAGAAGGGACCATGCTTATGTACCCATTTTCAAGAGCCCAGATATCAGAATCTGTACCTAAATCCGAAGATACAAATTTACCAGTTAACCAATAATAGGGCTCGTTTCTTGGATCTTTTGCTTCTTTAAATTCTTCATCCCACCTGCCTTCTGCTTGTTTGCAAACTTTGATTCCTTTGATTTCTTCCTTTTTTAATTTGGGTATATTTATATTAAGCAAATTACAATTTTGAATTCCCTCCGATAATGCTCGTTCTATAATAGCACACACATATTCTGAAGAGGCTTCAAAATCAGCTTCAAATGAATAATCCAATAATGAAAAGCCAATTGAGGGAATATTTTCCAAAGATGCTTCCATAGCTGCGGACATAGTTCCAGAATAAATTATATTAATTGAAGCATTTGACCCATGATTTATTCCTGATAAACAAATAGCAATTGGTCTATCTTTTAGAATTACATTCTTAGCCAATTTAACACAATCCACCGGTGTACCTGAACACTCGTAAGCATCCATATCTTGAAATGTATGTATTTTATGCAATCGGATTGGTTGATTTATAGTAATTGCATGTCCCATGCCCGATTGAGGACTGTTGGGAGCTACAATGACCACTTCGCCAAATTTGGAAGCTGATTTGGCCAGTGAGACCAGGCCAGGTGCAAAAATACCATCATCATTGGTTACCAGGATCAATTTTTTAGTTTTCATAACGCGTGTATCAGGCTTAAAGATAAGAAGTGCTTTTAAAGCATTTCAGAATTTAGAAAATTACACCTTTTAAGGCCAATTTAATGCTACCGTCCATTAACTTTACAGATAGAATTATAGTAATGGAATTCAAAGAAGTATTAAAGGAATTAGCTGTAAATCAATTAAAACCTGTGTATTTGGTAAGTTCCGAAGAGCTATACTTTATGGACAAACTCATACATTGGGTCACAAATAATTTGTTGCCAAAGGAACAACAAGATTTTAACTTGGCTTCCTTATATGGCAAGGAAACGAATATTAAAAATATATTAGATCTTGCCCGGGAGTTTCCGTTTTTAGGTGAACGGAAAATCATTTTAGTAAGAGATGCTCAGGACATAAAGGATTGGGATTTATTAGCTGCCTATTTAAAGAATCCCAATCCATCAACAATTCTATTTGCATTATTTACTAAAAAACCTGATGGGAGAGCGTCTTGGGTAAAAACCGCAAAAGAAACAGGTTATTGGCATGAATGGAAATCTTTATCTGATTACCAACTGCCTTCATTTTTATTAGAATTGTCTAAAGACATGCAATTAAAATTCGAGGAGCAGGCATTGGCCCTTTTGCTGGAATATGTTGGAAATGATTTATCGACCTTGGCAAATGAATTGGAAAAACTAAAATTAAATGTTACAAAAGGTACAACAATTGGAAAATTAGAGATCGAAAAGTATATTGGTGTTAGTAAGGAATTTAATGTATTTGAATTACAGAAATCATTAAACGCAAAGGATCATACTAAAAGTTTTCGAATTTTTCATAACTTGGCTATCCATTCAAAGTCAAATCCAATTATTGCTACAATTGCTTCTCTATTTAATCATTTTAATCGAATTTGGCTTACTAAATTAAATTTTAATAAATCTGATGATGAATTAAGCAAATTGTTAAAACTTCCATTTAAGAATTTTGTAAAAGATTACAGAGAAGCAGCCTCAAAGTATTCGTTGGCTCAAATAGAGGAGGTTATCGATTTTTTAAATGAATATGACCTAAAATCTAAGGGATTATACAACCATTCTACAACTGAAAAAGATTTGTACATAGAAATTGCACTAAATTTTAACCAACTTAATTAATTTATGATGAGATTTAATATTAAATGGAGTCTTTTAATTTTAACATTTTTCTTGACTTCACAATGCGCAAAGAAATCATCTCTTTCAATACAGAATAATCCGGAGGCTTATAAAAATTACATTTTAGCATATTCATCAGGATTGTTAAAACGAAATGAACAGTTTAGAATTGAATTTACAAAACCTATTATTGCAATTGATAAAGTAAATCAAGCAGTCGATCCTTCATGGTTTAATATTACCCCGGCGTTAAAAGGAACTTGTAGTTGGACTTCCATAAATTCATTAGAGTTTTTTCCTGACAAATCAGAACTTAAATCCAATCAGGATTACGAGTTTAATCTGGATTTAAGTTATCTGTTTCCGGAGATTGACAAATCAATTAAAAATATATCAATTGAATTTAGCTATGTCCCCGTAAGTCTAAACTATTCCTGGTTATTTCCAAGGCCAGAACTCGTAGAAAATAATACGATGTATCTGTCTGGCACCATAGAAACCAATGACAATATTGATCCTTCAAAGCTTTTAGAAGCTGTCAAAGCTCATGTTGGACCGGATCATCTAGAATTAAAACCTGAAATTTCTATCAATCCATCCAATCCTTTAAAATACGACATTATAATTAGGCATATTCCTAGATCAAGCCGATCAACTGAATTGAATTTAGAGTGGGATGAATCATTTGTCCAGGGAAATTCATCCAATAAGAGCACTATAATGAGAATTCCAGGTATTGATGATTTTGAAGTTACAGGAGTTGACGAATCTTTAATTGATGACAATTTATTGACGATCTATTTTTCTAATATATTAAATGCAACTCAAGACGTTCGAGGTTTGGTGCGTTTTAAAGACGATTCTGTCAACCTAGAAATAAACAAAGAAAAGGATTTTATTCAAATTCGTTATCCAGATATTTGGCAAAAAACTGAAGGCGTTGTAGTAGTTAATCGGGTGGTTAAATCTGACAATAATAAATAATTAAAATCTGACTTTGAATATCATTTTCTGGTTAAACCAAATGCACCACAGGTCCGATTTGTTTCAAAGGGAACTATTTTACCCTACACAAAAAATATTATTTTGCCATTTGAAGCTATTAATTTGCACACAATTGAAGTTGAAGTATTTAAAACATTTACAAATAATGTATTATACAGTTTTCACCTTGGAATTGATAATGAGTATAGTTCGTATAACCTGGTAAGACTTGGCAAAGTAATTAAGCAAAAGGCGTTTAATCTTGCTAGCCTGGCGCCAGGGAGCAATGAAAAAGACTGGAAACGATATGGTTTGGATTTGAGTGAATTAATTGAAAGTGAACCCGGGGCCTATTATCAAGTTCGAATTACATTTAAGCCCTCTTATAGTAATTATACTTGTGAAAAAGAAAAGCCGGAAATTCCTGAGGATTTTTACCAAACCGAAACTGGAGATCCAAATATTAAATCCTTATGGCGAGACTATCCTTATTGGCACTACAGTGCTGATGAAGAAGAAAATGCCTATGATGTAAACAACCCATGCAATATTGAATATTATAGCAAAGAACACTTTGCAAACACTTCATTTTTTGCATCAAATATTGCGCTTTCAGTAAAGGCTGGAAATGACCCCGGGCAGACTTCAGCTTTCGTCTTTGATGTCATTGATGGGACTCCTGTTAAAGGTGCAGAAATTCAATATTTTGACGCCCAACTTCAAGAAATCAGTCATATGAATACTGATGGAAATGGTTTAGCAATCTCTACCATTAATAGTCTTCCATCTTTTGTAATGGCTAAATACAAAGACCACTATGCGTATTTAAAAATCAATGAAAGCAAATCGTTATCTCAAAGTGAATTTGATATAAGTGGCACCAGTGTTCAGGAAGGATTAAAAGCTTCCCTCTATACAGAAAGAGGAGTATGGCGACCTGGAGATACGGTGTATTTGAATGCAGTTCTTCATAATATCCAAATGGGATTACCAGAGCAATTTCCTATAGAGCTTACAATCAGAAATCCAAACGGACAAAAAGTATATACTGAGACAAAATCAAATCATTTAATGGGTCTTTATGCGTTTGTAATACCCATTCAATCCAATGCGATTACGGGCTTGTATGCTGCTACTATAAAGGCGGGTCCTTCAATTTTTTGAAAAAAATCTATTAATTGAAACGATTAAACCAAATCGATATAAAGTAGAATGGCCTGGGATCGAATCAAAAGGCCTGGAAAATTTATCTGATAAAACTACAATTCGGGCATCCTGGCTGCATGGGGCACCTGCAAACGGAGCTTTAGCTAATATTAAATGGAAGTATCAATTGATAGCTCCTGCCTTTTCAAAATATAAAGAATATGAATTTATTGATCCGGTATCTTCACGTATTTCAGGTGAATTGGAGCTTTTCAATTCAACCTTAAATGAGAGCGGTTTAGCTGAAATTAAAATACCGAATTGGAAATTTAGTAGCAATACTGGTAAGCTAAAAATTAACTTAATTTCTAAAATTAGTGATAACACTGGTGAAATCAGTACAGATTATTATGAGACCAATGTTTCTCCTTTCAAGGAATTGGTTGGAATTAAACTCCCTTCAGATGGACAGTTTAAACATTTGGAAATTGGTACGGAGCAAGAGGTTCGATTGGTTGCAGTTGATTCTGATGGAAAACCAATTGCCAATCGAAAGATTAATATTGAATTATTTAAGGTCGAGTATCAATGGTGGTATGAATTAAGAAATGGAAGTACCGGTGAATATCAAAATAGCAACTTCAAAGAACGTGTTTTACAATCTACATTGACAACCGATAATAACGGACTGGCTAGCTTGAAATTAAAATTGGATGATTATGATCGCTATTATATCCGTGCAAAAAACATGTCAAGCGGTTATTTAACCGGTGATTATTTTTATACAGGCTATGGGTATAATGCAGATCAGAAAGAATTTGTCAATATTCTTTCTTTTAAAACAGATAAGGAACAATATCAAACTGGGGAAAAAGTGAACCTGGATTTACCAGGTGCAAATCAAGGATATTATATTATTAGTTTATTAAGAGGCTCTAAAATCCTAAGCTGCAAATCGGTAAATGCTACAAAAGTTAAAACCAATTATAGCTTTGACATTACTAGTGAAATGGCCCCAAATGTTTATGTGGATATAAGTTATGTTCAAGGCAGAACCTCCAAAAAGAATGATTTACCATTAAGGATGTATGGCGTGATACCGGTAAAAATTGAAGATTCAGATAAAAAATTGAACCCGGTAATTAAAATGAATGAAACGCTTCGTACGGATGAACCGTTTACTATTGAAGTATCAGAGCAAAACAATAAAGATATGGCTTATCAATTGTTTATAGTTGATGAAGGCTTATTGAATCTGACTCGTTTTAAAACACCTAATCCATATAATGATATTATGTCAAAAGAAGCATTGTCTATTTTGACATGGGATAATTTTAATGAAGTCATTGGCGCAATGGACGGGGAATTGTTGAAAATATTTAGTGTTGGTGGGGATGAAGCATTGCAAAAAGTTCCTGAAGAAGATAAAAACAAACGATTTAAACCAATCATATTGCGGAGTGCTCCAAGTTATTTGGCAAAAGGGGGAAAGCAAAAACATACGTATACAATATCCAACTACTTTGGTGCTGTTCGGGTTATGGTGCTTTGTAATTCAAATACAGCTTTTGGTTCAACAGATAAATCTGTTCAGGTTAAGAATGAGTTAATGGTTCAATTAACAGCACCCAGAGTGTTTGCATTTAATGATGAACTTGAAATTCCAGTGACCGTTTTTGCTCGGGATGCAGCAATTAAAGATGTTAGTCTTAAATTTGAAATAAATGGCAAGGCTAGCTTGAAGTCACCTGCTATAAAATCAATGCAATTTAAATCTACGGGAGATCAAACAGTTTATTTTACAATTAAAGGAATTGGTGAAATTGGAAATGCCTCGATTGCTGTTACTGCAAGTTCAGGCAAATACATTTCTAAATCACAGGTTTCTTTATATGTTGACAATCCAAACCCTGTTAGCCATGAAGTAAAAGAATTCTGGGTTGAAGCGGGAAAAAGTATTCAGGAGCAAATTCCTCCATTTGGAATGAATGGCACGCGCGATGTTAAATTGGAAGTATCCGGAATTCCTGGATTGTCTATTAGAAATATGATTGATAAATTGTTAAACTATCCACATGGGTGCATTGAGCAAACCATTTCAGCTGCGTTTCCTCAAATTCTACTTAATAATTTATTTGATTTAAGTCCCAAGCAAAAAGAAGAAGCAAATTTCAATGTGCAAAAAGCGATTGAAAAATTGAGATTGTTTCAACTTGCAGATGGATCATTTAGCTATTGGCCAGGCTCACCAAGTTATTCGGATTGGGGTACTTCATATACGGGACATTTTATGTTGGAAGCTAAAAAAGCAGGATTCAGAGTGCCAGAAGATCTATTACAGAATTGGTATAAATTTCAAAAATCAAAATCAAATCAATCTTTAAAAATTCAAAAAAATACAGAGTATTGGTATCCTACGAATTTTGCGTATCGTTTGTATACAATGGCTTTAGTAGGTAAACCTGATTGGAGTGGCATGAATCAGTTATATACAGCAAAAACAGACAATTATTTTTCAAAAATATTACTTGCAGGTGCTTATGCCGTTTCGGGTAAAAGAGACATTGCAGAGACCTTATTGAACCAGGGTTCCTATGAGCTTAAAGCATATCGGGACGATTATTACAATTACGGTTCCGATATTCGGGATGAAGCGATGATTGCACAAGTTTTAGCTATTTTAGATAAAAATCAAGAAGCCTTAACGCTTTTAAATAAGTTAATTAAGCGTACAAAAAGTGATTATTACTCGACCCAGGAGCAATCCATGATGCTAATAGCAATTGCTGCATTAAGCGGTAAAAGCAAGTTGGGTAAAATGGATTTTGAATACAGTTGGAATGCTGCTAAAGCTCTGATTCAATCTGAAAAAGAGCTATATGATGTCAAATTTGAACCAGCAGCAAAGCAAGTATTTTCATTCAAAAACAATTCAACACGACCGGTGTCGGTTAAAATTATTCAGTATGGTAAAGATATTGAGGTAACTGATCAAAATAGCTCCAAAGGTATAAAAATGAATGTTGTATTACCTGCCAAAGGCAATGTTTTACAAATTGGTGACGAATTGGAATTGAGTGTGACCATAACGAACACCTCGCTTGTGGGCCGTATTTCAAATATTGCATTAACAACGGTGTTTCCTTCTGGCTTTGAAATTGAAAACAGAAGGGTTGCAGGATTGAATGACACGAAAAGCCAAGTGGAGTATCAGGATATCCGTGACGACAGGGTTTTGAGTTATTTTGATCTGAATTCTAATCAGAGCATTGAATTGCGTTTCCATTTAACGGCAGCCTATCCTGGAAAATACATTGCCCCATCTTTCTATTGCGAAGCCATGTATGATCCTTCAATTTATTCAAAATTCAGAGCAGGGAATTATACAATTGTTCCTCGAAAATAATTTGTATTGAGAATTGGTTATGGTGTATTGACGGCTCTATTTGGATTGTTTATAGCAATTGTGATCTCCGCTCCTTATTTTTTTAAGGATTTGGAATTTTCAAAGGTATTATACAGTCGAGAGAATAAATTACTTGGTGCCAAAATCAGTAAGGATGGGCAATGGAGATTTCCGGCCACGAAATCGGTTCCTGAAAACTATGCTCAATGTATAGTAAATTATGAGGATAAGCGATTTTATGCTCATATTGGCATTGACCCTCTTTCAGTCTTACGTGCAATTTATCAAAATTACAAAACCGGAGAAATAAAATCAGGAGGTTCAACCATTACCATGCAATTGGCTCGATTGCTGTTAGGCAATCCAAAAAGAAGTATTTTTAATAAGATTAAAGAGTCGTTGCTTGCTGTTGGCATTGAATTTAATTTAAACAAAAGCGAAATTTTGAATTGGTATACTTCATTAGCACCTTACGGTGGAAATGTAGTAGGATTAAATGCTGCACTTTGGCGATATTTCCAAAGAGATGAGATCGAATTGAGTTGGGCAGAAGCTGCTTTATTAAGTGTATTGCCCAATCAGCCATCCTACATTCATCTAGAAAAAAACAGAAAATTATTGTATTTAAAACGTAACCGGTTGCTCAACTTGCTTTTTTCAAAAGGTATCATTGACAAATCACTTTATGAGTTATCTATATTAGAGGAGATACCTGATAAAATTTTTAATATGCCTCAGGTTTCAAATTTGTTATTGTCGTATTTAATTTCAAAATATCCTCAAAAACATCAATTCAATACTACGATCGATGCCTCAATTCAAACTAAGTTTTCAGACATAAGTATAAAGTATACAAAAGCATTTAAGCAAAATGAAATCCATAATCTGGCTATTTTATTAGTTTCGAATCAAACGGGAGAAGTGTTAAGTTATTTGGCCAATAGTTCGGATACTTCAAAAACGCTTCGAAATACCAAAGTTAATAATATTCATTCCTTAAGGAGTTCAGGTAGTGTATTGAAACCCTTATTGTTTGCCGCTGCATTAGATAGAGGAATCATTAGCACGAAGCAGCTTCTACCTGATATTCCTACCTTGATTTCAGGCTTTAGACCAGAAAATTATTCTCGGATGTTTCAGGGTTGCGTACCTGCAGACCAATGCATTCAACAATCTTTAAACGTTCCCGCTGTACGATTGCTTCAGCAATATGGCGTTCCATTATTTTATGATAAATTAAAAGCCTTAGGTTTTACAAGTCTTTTTAGGCCTTCCAGTGATTATGGATTAGCATTGATTCTCGGCGGGGCAGAAATAAAACTTTGGGATTTAGCAAATGTGTATGGAAATTTGGCGAATCAATTGATAGTTTTCCAAAATTCAAAAGCATTATCTGTTCGAAATTGGAACATGCATATACTCTCACACGATTCAGATGCTATGAAATCGGAAACTTTTGCTAATTCAATTTCTAAATCTTTAGCATCGGTACTTTCTTTGGGTGCAATTTCATTGATGATTCAAACAATGATGGGGACAGAGATGTCAAATGATCAAAGTGCAAATTTTTATAATTCAAAAACCAATAAAATTGCATGGAAGACAGGCACTTCTTTTGGGTTTAAAGATGCCTGGTGCGTTGGATTATGTCCTGAATACACCGCAGTGGTTTGGGTAGGAAATTCCAGTGGATTGGGAAGACCCGGATTAATTGGGCTGCATACAGCCGCACCGCTTATGTTTGAATTAATTGGACAACTAAATTGTTCAGCTACATGGCCGATTCCTTATGGTGAAATGCATCCTATTGCTGTTTGTAAAACCAGTGGATATCTTCCTTCTCCTGATTGTGAAGAAATAGATACTATATGGAATCCAATTAAAATAAATGAACTGGATGTTTGTCCTTATCATCATTCGTATTATGTTGATGAATCTGAGAAATACAGAATTTTTTATGATTGCGATTTGAAGGGTCATTTGAAAAATTATTTTGTACTTCCACCAGTTATGGAATCATATTATAAAATAAATAATCCTGGATATGTATCTATTCCACCTGTTCGAAATGATTGTAGATCATTCCAGGACCAACGCATCAACAAAATGGAATTTGTTTATCCGGATAAAGGCACCGAAGTATTTATCCCAGTTGATTTAACAGACAATACACAAAAAATTGTTTTAAAGGCAACTCATAAGGACAATCAAGCGCATATTCACTGGTTTATTGATGGAGTCTATTTGGGCTCAACGGATGCCAATCCGCATGAATGGGCTATAGATCCGAAAATCGGAAAACATCAGATTTACATAATGGACGATACTGGTGAGTCTGCAACGGTAACGATCAACTGCCACAAGCGGTAAAAACTATACAATTTGTACACGTTTTTTGCGTTTAAATTGTAGCTATTAATATATTATAAATATTTGTTATATATTTGCATTGAAATTCATACTATGACTTTAAAAAGTGTCATTTGGCTGATTTTGTTTCCGCTTTCAATTTGCGCTCAAGCGCCTAAATTTAGCAATGATTTTCTGAATATTGGGGTAGGAGCCCGTGGAATGGCATTGTCAGGGGCAGTTTCAGCTTCTTTAAATTCAGTACAAGCAGCCTATTGGAATCCAGCTGGATTAATTAATATCAATTCAAAATTTCAAGTAAGCGCCCAACATGCTGAATGGTTTTCTGGTATTGGAAATTATGATTACGTAGGTTTTGGAAAAACATTAGACGATCAGTCTTTAAGTTATGGGAGTATTAGTTTAATCAGAATGTCTATTGATCAAATTCCGAATACACTTCGATTGCGAGGACCAGACGGAAGTATTGATTATAGTCGGATTGAAGAATTCAGTGTAGCAGATTATGCACTTTTGGTTTCTTATGGACGAAAATTGAATAATAGTCCATGGTCTGTTGGGATCAACACTAAAATAATTCATAGAGGATTTGGCTCGTTTGCAAAATCCTGGGGATTTGGATTTGATGCAGGCGTTCAGTTTAAGAAAAACAAATGGAGCTTTGCTTTAATGGGAAGAGATATTACAACAAGCTTCAATGCCTATTCATTTTCTTTTAGTACAGAAGAAAAAGCGGTTCTTCAGCAGACGAATAATTCAATTCCATCTAATTCTGTGGAATATACCTTACCGAAAATCGTAAGTGGCATTGCGTATAATTTTAAGTTGATTGATAAAATCGGATTGTTGACCGCAGTTGATTTGGAATGGTCAACAAATGGTATTGAAGCATCTTTAATTTCATCTAATCATTTTAATATAGATCCAAAACTTGGAATTGAGTTGGATTATAATAAGCGCATGTTCTTGCGTCTAGGAGCAGGAAATTTCCAAAGAACTTTAGCAGTTGACGGAAGTGGTTCCAAAGAATTATCATTTTATCCTACAGCCGGATTAGGCATTAAAATTGCAAAAATTACAATTGATTATGCGATGACTAATATTGGTAATGCAGGTATTGGATTGTATTCACATTTTTTTTCATTAAATCTTGATTTCTAGATTTGAGTAATCAATGATCTATGTTTTTAAGCGGGGAATTTATTTAATAATAGTTTAGCAAATTCAAATGATTCCTATTATAGATTCTTTTCCAAAATTGCGAAACTCTCCATTCATATTCATGTTTTTTAGCCATTCTTTTCGCGTTGTGCTTTGAGCAATCATGAGTTCCAATTGATTTAATAATTTTTGAAGTCGTTCGTTTTCAGTTTTAAGAGCACTAAATTGATATTCCTCCTTTAAAGTGAACCCAACGTAATGTCCTAATTTATAACTTCTAAATTGTTCCCAAAGAATGGAATGATAGGGTTGTGCTTGATTGATTTCACAAAGAACCCCAAATTGTTGTTTTATTTTATCCAATAATTCTTGGTCACCCATACTGATATCAGCTATTGCTTCGGCTTCAATAGCTCCATAGAGTTTTCCAGACCAACGATTGTGTAGCGCAATATTTTTAACTTGACCAATAGCTTCCAGACGAATATCCAATCGGCCATCCTCATAGGTTTTTACAATTTCTTGAAGTCTTACCAGCGTCCCGTATTCCTGAATTCTGTCATCAATTATTGGCAGGATAGCAAAAACTAGCCCCGTATCAGAGCAATCTTGAATTAATTGCTTATAGCGTTGTTCAAAAATATGAAGTCTGATTTCTTCATCTGGAAATACCACTACAGGAAGCGGAAACACTGGAATTTTATGAACCTTATCCATTGCGTTCCCAAATTTGACAAATTCTTACAATTACTTCAGCTGCTTTTTGCATGTCTTGTTCACTAACCCATTCTTTTTTTGAGTGGATCGCTTGTTCACCTGCAAATAAATTTGGACAAGGAAGCCCCATAAAACTTAATTTACTTCCATCAGTACCGCCTCGAATTAAACCTTTGTTTGGCTTAATGCCAGCCTCGATCATTGCTAATTCAGCATATTGTGTAACCTGAGGGTGGTCAATTAATATCTCTTTCATGTTTCTATATTGTTCTGTAACTGAAAAAGTATAACTACTACCAGGATATGTTAATAAAACCTGCTTTACTAATTGTTCCAAAACATCTTCGTGTTCTTTAAGTTTCTTCGTATCAAAATCTCTAACAATCAAATAGATTTTAGCTTTTTCCAATTCGGCTTCCAATTTAACAGGGTGTACAAAACCTTGTCTCCCTTCTGTAACCTCTGGAGCTAAAAATTCTTTGGGCAGGGATGCTATAAATTCAGATGCTATTTTTATTGCATTTTCCATTTTGCCTTTAGCGTAACCTGGATGTGTAGAAACTCCTTCAATCGTTATATGAACTGCATCAGCAGAAAATGTTTCATCTTCTAAATCTCCGAGTGGGCCACCATCTAAGGTATAGCCAAAATCAGCATTTAATTTTTTCATATCGAGGTAAGCCACACCTTTTCCAATTTCTTCATCAGGTGTAAAAAGTATTCTTATCGGTCCGTGTTTGATCTCAGGATGATTTTTTAGATACAAGGCTGCTTCCATAATGGCGGTAACGCCTGCTTTATCATCTGATCCCAATAAGGTGAGTCCACTAGCGGTTATAATGTTTTCACCTGACTTAGAATTTAAAGCAGGGTAGTCATTTGGGCTAATTACAATTGAAGGATCATCTGGAAGGACCATATTTTGGCCTGCGTAGTTTTTATGTAACAAAGGTTTTACATTACTGCCACTGCAATCAGGTGCAGTATCAACATGAGCACAAAAACAAATGGTAGGTAGCTTTTTGTCACTATTTGAAGGAATCATAGCAAAAACATATCCGTAAGCATCTAGCTCAACCTGGTCAATTCCAGCTTCTTTTAGTTCATTATAAAGTAGCCTCAATAAATCAAATTGCTTTTTTGTAGAAGGATACTCCGATGAGGTGGGATCCGATTGTGTATCAAGTTTTGCATATCTAATAAAACGTTCAGCAGTGTGCACGAATTCAGTAAAAAACATAAATGCGTATTAATTGTTATTTTAAGTGAAACTGGTATTAAGCCGTAAAAATAATCAAACTTTAACAATGCCCTTTAACATTCCAATATCTAATAAACCTAGAATTGTAATAATTGGAGGTG
Protein-coding sequences here:
- the surE gene encoding 5'/3'-nucleotidase SurE, with product MKTKKLILVTNDDGIFAPGLVSLAKSASKFGEVVIVAPNSPQSGMGHAITINQPIRLHKIHTFQDMDAYECSGTPVDCVKLAKNVILKDRPIAICLSGINHGSNASINIIYSGTMSAAMEASLENIPSIGFSLLDYSFEADFEASSEYVCAIIERALSEGIQNCNLLNINIPKLKKEEIKGIKVCKQAEGRWDEEFKEAKDPRNEPYYWLTGKFVSSDLGTDSDIWALENGYISMVPSGHDLTVYKAIEANKSFENI
- the holA gene encoding DNA polymerase III subunit delta; the protein is MEFKEVLKELAVNQLKPVYLVSSEELYFMDKLIHWVTNNLLPKEQQDFNLASLYGKETNIKNILDLAREFPFLGERKIILVRDAQDIKDWDLLAAYLKNPNPSTILFALFTKKPDGRASWVKTAKETGYWHEWKSLSDYQLPSFLLELSKDMQLKFEEQALALLLEYVGNDLSTLANELEKLKLNVTKGTTIGKLEIEKYIGVSKEFNVFELQKSLNAKDHTKSFRIFHNLAIHSKSNPIIATIASLFNHFNRIWLTKLNFNKSDDELSKLLKLPFKNFVKDYREAASKYSLAQIEEVIDFLNEYDLKSKGLYNHSTTEKDLYIEIALNFNQLN
- the pbpC gene encoding penicillin-binding protein 1C → MRIGYGVLTALFGLFIAIVISAPYFFKDLEFSKVLYSRENKLLGAKISKDGQWRFPATKSVPENYAQCIVNYEDKRFYAHIGIDPLSVLRAIYQNYKTGEIKSGGSTITMQLARLLLGNPKRSIFNKIKESLLAVGIEFNLNKSEILNWYTSLAPYGGNVVGLNAALWRYFQRDEIELSWAEAALLSVLPNQPSYIHLEKNRKLLYLKRNRLLNLLFSKGIIDKSLYELSILEEIPDKIFNMPQVSNLLLSYLISKYPQKHQFNTTIDASIQTKFSDISIKYTKAFKQNEIHNLAILLVSNQTGEVLSYLANSSDTSKTLRNTKVNNIHSLRSSGSVLKPLLFAAALDRGIISTKQLLPDIPTLISGFRPENYSRMFQGCVPADQCIQQSLNVPAVRLLQQYGVPLFYDKLKALGFTSLFRPSSDYGLALILGGAEIKLWDLANVYGNLANQLIVFQNSKALSVRNWNMHILSHDSDAMKSETFANSISKSLASVLSLGAISLMIQTMMGTEMSNDQSANFYNSKTNKIAWKTGTSFGFKDAWCVGLCPEYTAVVWVGNSSGLGRPGLIGLHTAAPLMFELIGQLNCSATWPIPYGEMHPIAVCKTSGYLPSPDCEEIDTIWNPIKINELDVCPYHHSYYVDESEKYRIFYDCDLKGHLKNYFVLPPVMESYYKINNPGYVSIPPVRNDCRSFQDQRINKMEFVYPDKGTEVFIPVDLTDNTQKIVLKATHKDNQAHIHWFIDGVYLGSTDANPHEWAIDPKIGKHQIYIMDDTGESATVTINCHKR
- a CDS encoding PorV/PorQ family protein, whose amino-acid sequence is MTLKSVIWLILFPLSICAQAPKFSNDFLNIGVGARGMALSGAVSASLNSVQAAYWNPAGLININSKFQVSAQHAEWFSGIGNYDYVGFGKTLDDQSLSYGSISLIRMSIDQIPNTLRLRGPDGSIDYSRIEEFSVADYALLVSYGRKLNNSPWSVGINTKIIHRGFGSFAKSWGFGFDAGVQFKKNKWSFALMGRDITTSFNAYSFSFSTEEKAVLQQTNNSIPSNSVEYTLPKIVSGIAYNFKLIDKIGLLTAVDLEWSTNGIEASLISSNHFNIDPKLGIELDYNKRMFLRLGAGNFQRTLAVDGSGSKELSFYPTAGLGIKIAKITIDYAMTNIGNAGIGLYSHFFSLNLDF
- a CDS encoding LON peptidase substrate-binding domain-containing protein: MDKVHKIPVFPLPVVVFPDEEIRLHIFEQRYKQLIQDCSDTGLVFAILPIIDDRIQEYGTLVRLQEIVKTYEDGRLDIRLEAIGQVKNIALHNRWSGKLYGAIEAEAIADISMGDQELLDKIKQQFGVLCEINQAQPYHSILWEQFRSYKLGHYVGFTLKEEYQFSALKTENERLQKLLNQLELMIAQSTTRKEWLKNMNMNGEFRNFGKESIIGII